AAAAACGACTTCTTCATCGGCGGGAACGGTTAACCACCCATTATTCTGGATTTCTTCGTCGAGTTGACCGGGCGCCCAGCCCGCATAGCCGAGCGCCAACAGGCTGTCGCGCGGCCCATTGCCCTCCGCTAAGGCTTTCAAAACATCGACGGTCCCCGTCAGGGCGAACTCGTCATCGACCACCATGGTGGCGTCATGAAAATAATCAGACGAGTGCAGGACGAAGCCGCGTGCGGCCTCGACCGGTCCGCCGAAATGTACGCGAATGCGCTCGTCAACATGGGACGTCTCAATTTCCAATTGCTCCAAAAGTTCCGAAAAACTCAAAGATTCTAGAGGCTTGTTGACAACGATTCCCATCGCGCCGTCTTCTGAATGGGCACATACGTAAATAACCGACCGCTCAAATCGCGGGTCTGGCATGGTCGGCATGGCCACGAGAAGTTGGCCCTCGAAAAAAAGCGATGGCACTTTCATGCCAATATTCTCCAGCCCGGACCGGCCTGATAAAGCAACATCCGTCAGTGTCTCAATTCACTATATAAGTGACAATAGTTTCCTCGAGGAAATGCGTGTTTTTACCTCGTGGCAGACGTCTTTTGGTAATTGCCATCCAGCGTTTCGGCCAGCATATTAACGCCCTGCCGCGCTCGGGTACTGAGCCGGCATAGCGGAAGCCGACATATTCCATATTCATGTTGTAACGTTTTGCAGGGAGCAAGAAGATGACAATTAAAATCGGTGACAAGGTGCCTTCGGTAAACTTCAAGAAAATAACCGCGGATGGTCTTGTCGACGTTCCCAGCGACGACTATTTCAAGGGCCGGAAAGTGGCATTGTTTTCGGTCCCGGGCGCTTTCACACCGACCTGCTCGGCGAAACATGTGCCGAGTTATATCGGCAATGCGGATGCGCTCAAGGCCAAAGGGGTCAGCGCGGTTGCCTGCGTTTCGGTGAATGACGCATTTGTCATGAAGGCCTGGGGCGAAGCACAGGGTGTTGGCGACGCGGTTGAAATGCTCGCCGACGGCAATGGCGAGTTCGCACGCGCCACCGGCCTTACTTTGGACGGTAGTGGCTTTGGGCTGGGTGAACGCTTGACGCGTTTTTCCATGATTGTCGATGATGGCAAGCTCAGTCAGCTAAATGTCGAGAGCAACCCTTCTGAAATGGATGTGAGCAGCGCTGAGCACATGCTGGGCCAACTCTGATCTGACCAAGTTGGTGGTGCGTTAAATTTTTGCCGGCCCGGGAATGCCACGCCGCGCGAGTTCGTCGGCGCGCTCATTTTCCGGGTCACCGGCATGCCCTTTGACCCAGTGCCACGTCATGTCATGTTCGCCGACCTGCACATCGAGTAGTCGCCACAGATCCACGTTTTTTACCGGCTTTCTGCTGGCGGTGCGCCAACCCTTGGCTTTCCATCCGATGATCCACCGGGTTATGCCGTCCATCACGTAGCGGCTGTCGGTAAATAGATCGACGGTGCTCCGCCGTTTGAGCGCTTCAAGTGCATGGATCGCTGCTTCGAGCTCCATGCGATTGTTGGTGGTGTCAGCTTGTCCGCCGCAGATTTCTCTGCGCTGGCCATTGTAGAGGAGGACTGCGCCCCAGCCTCCTGGCCCCGGATTTCCGCTACACGCGCCGTCAGTATAAATTCGCACGCGCGTGCCGCCCTCACCGGAAGATTTGCCGTGCACCGTCATGTGATGCCGTAGGCGCCCGGCCCTGTGAGGCCCCGGTGAAAGCGCAGTTTCTTGACATACTCCATGGGGTCCTTGGGCTTGACCATGGCGCCATCGACTTGGTTGAGCCAGTCGTAAAGACGGGTAAGCAGAAAGCGTAAGGCGGCGCCGCGCGCCAGCAGGGGCAAGGCATCCAACTCTGCTGCGCTGCACGAACGAACTTTGCGATAGGCATTGGTCATGAGGCGGGCCTTGGTGACATTGAAGCTGGCGTCGGGTTCAAAGCACCAAGCGTTGAGGCAGACGGCCAAATCGTAGGCCAGGAAATCATTGCACGCGAAATAAAAATCGATCAAACCGGATAGCTTATCTTCGTCAAAAAATACGTTGTCCGGGAAAAGGTCAGCGTGAATGACCCCTTCCGGCAGATCACGCGGCCAGCGCGCCGCCAGTTCTTCCAGTTCCTCGGATAATTCGGCGGAGAGGCCCGGCGCAACCTCGTCGGCGCGTGATTTCGAATGGGCGAACAGTGCACGCCAGCCGGCCACCGACAGCGCATTCTCGCGCCGCGCTGGATAATCGAGGCCGGCGACATGCATCTTTGCGAGCGCTTCTCCGAGCGGCCCGCAATGCGACGGCGCCGGCCGGAGCGGCCATACGCCTGAGAGAAAACTAGTTATTGCTGCAGGTCGGCCACACAGCTCACGCAGTACCGCTCCGTCGCGACCATGAATTGGTGTCGGACAGGCCAGTCCTCGTCGCGCCAAATGCTCCATCAATCCGAGAAAATACGGCAGATCCTCTGGCGCTACTCGTTTCTCATAGAGCGTAAGGATGTACGGTCCCCGATCGGTCAGCAGAAAATAGTTCGAATTCTCCACCCCTTCTGCGATCCCTTTGAATGAGACGGCCCGGCCGATATCGTAATCGGCGAGAAAGAGTGCGAGTTCCTGATCCGAAACAACGGTGTAGACGGCCATGGGTGGTTCTTAATGATTGTTTGATGTTCGCCGAACGGCATAACGCGCCGCGTGGCGTCGTGCAAGCGCCGCTATCTTAGAGTGCTTTGCACAATCGGTGAATCGGTTTCGGAAATAGCCCCATCTCCTTCAATCCGCAGCACCCCTTGCCGTTCCTCCCCGAGCGCATGGTTTGGGGGGCGGAGCAATCTGGCGCATGGAGTAAGTTTACCCGGCTCTTTGCCCATCTGGCCGGAACGTTAGTCGACGGCACGCTCTTGTACGTGCCCTAGCCTATAGCTACATTCGTAGACGCACGACGCACGCGGTAATCGGACAATCGGGAGCCCTGACGAACATGAGTGAAGTCAACATCGCCCAAAAAGCACCCTACGAAGTCGAGCTGAAAGCGGGCAAGAAATATGCGTGGTGTCGGTGCGGATTGAGCTCTAGACAACCGTTCTGCGACGGCGCGCATTCGACGACGGACATTGAGCCTTTGGTATTCACGGCCGAGGAAGCGGGAACGCATTGGCTGTGCGGCTGCAAGCACACCGCCGGCCAACCATTTTGCGACGGCACGCACGGAAAGCTCTAGACTTTGTCGTTCACGCGTTCAGCCATACGCCGTCTGGCCGCGGGCGCAGGGGCGCCGCTCTCGGCATTGATCGCTCTTTCCCTTGTTCTGTCCGCATGCGGATTGTTCAGCGATCCGCCACCGCCGTGCCCACAAGTCTCGATCATGGATCAGGCAAAAAAAGCTACGTTCTATCGCCCGGGCCCGGGGCGGGACCTGACAGATGTCGCGTTTGATGTTCATATCGGGGATATCGCGTACGAGTGCAGTTATGATTTTGACGATGACGGCAACAGCGTCGCAGTTAGCGTCAATGTGTTGTTTGTTGCCCAGCGTGGCCCTGCCGCCGAGCAGAACCAGATTGAGGTGCCTTACTTCGTCGCCGTGACCAATCCGTATCGGCACATTCTCGCCAAAAAATTGTTCACTTTGGAGATGGAGTTTGAAGGCAACACCGTGCGCGCCCAGGCGGTTGAGGAATTGTCGCAAACCATCCCCTTTCCGGTGGGCGCCAATGGCTCGGCTTACAGAACTTTCATTGGCCTGCAACTCACGCCAACACAGCTTCAGGACTTGAAAAGCGAGCGCGGTGAATGACTTAGTTGACCGGCGTGGTTCAAGCGTTAAACTCGCGCTTGTCTGGTCGACACAGTTGAACCTCGCGGGAGAGATTTGGCGGTCGGGAGACCGCCAGACGCCGAAGGAGCAAAAGTCCCAAAAACTCTCAGGCAGCAGGGACCGCAAGGGGATGTGACTCTGGAAAGCAGGCGAAGATCCAAATTGGGTTTTTGGCCTCACCGAAGGGGAAAGCCGCAGGACAGTTTACCGGTCCGCGTTGGTCAATCTTTCAGGTACGGAGACAGAGGGGGCGCCGGGCGATCCTTTCGGGGATTGCGGCGCTTTTTTTTTCGTAGCTGGAGTTGTCGATGAGTCAGACGAACGGATCCCAAACCGAACCGGCTAAAACTACAGCATTGCATGACAGGCATGTCGCACTGGGTGCGAAAATGGTGCCTTTTACCGGCTATTCCATGCCGCTCAACTATTCCACCGGAATTCTGGCTGAACATCTTCATACCCGCGACAGTGCCTCCCTGTTTGACGTCAGCCACATGGGCCAGATCAGTATTTGGGGCGAGGGAGCGGCGCATGCGCTGGAAAAGCTGGTACCGGGAGATATCATCGGCCTGGCGCCCTCGGCGCTGAGGTATACCCAATTCACAAACGATCAGGGCGGAATTCGCGACGACCTCATTGTCACTAATGCGGATGGACGATTGATGTTGGTGGTGAATGCGGGCTGTAAAGATGCTGATCTGGAGCTGCTGGAGGCCGGATTTAAGGGGTCGGTCGATGTTGCGTTGCATGCTGACAAGGCGTTGATCGCCCTTCAGGGCCCGCAAGCCGCGGCTGCATTGGCGCGCCATGCGCCAATGGCCGCGAATCTCGGGTTTATGCACGCCGCGGCGATGGAAATCGCCGGCGCGGATGCCGTCGTGACGCGGTCCGGCTATTCCGGCGAGGATGGTTTTGAGATATCCGTTTATGCCGAGGCCGCAATCGACGTTTGGAATATCTTGTTGGCCGAACCCGAGGTTTTGCCGGCCGGGCTCGGCGCCCGCGATTCGCTTCGCCTAGAAGCCGGGCTTTGCCTTTATGGCCATGATATCGATGAAACGACTTCCCCAGTGGAAGCCGGCCTGCTGTGGTCGATCGGAAAGCGCCGGCGTGAGGAAGGCGGCTTTCCAGGGGAACAGAGAATTCTCGACGAAATCGCCAACGGCCCCAAACGCCGGCGAGTTGGTATTTTGCCTGAGGGCCGCGCACCGGCACGCGAAAACACGGAAATATTGAGCGCTGCCGGAGAGCCTATCGGCGTCGTTACAAGCGGCGGCTTCGGGCCGAGCACGGGCGGCCCGGTGGCGATGGGTTATGTCGACGCGGTGCATGCCAAATCCGGCACCGCCCTTGGCCTCCAGGTGCGCGGCAAAACCATCCCGGCCAGCGTTGTCAAACTGCCTTTTGCCGCACATCGCTATCACAAGATTTAGACAGGGGAGAAGGCCATGAGCGATCTCAAATTCAGCAAAGACCATGAATGGCTTCGCGTTGAGGGTGATACCGCCACGATCGGAATTTCCGACTATGCCCAGGAACAGTTGGGCGACGTGGTCTATGTGGAGTTGCCGGAAATAGGACAAAAATTCTCTGCCGGCGCCCAAGCAGCTGTCGTCGAATCGGTCAAAGCCGCGAGCGAGATTTATGCGCCCGTTGGCGGTGAGATCATTGAAGTTAACAATGCGCTCGATGATGACCCAGCGCTGGTGAACAGCGATGCCACCGGCCAAGGCTGGTTCTTCAAACTCAAACTCGACGACGCGGCGGAACTAGAAGCTCTTATGGACGAGGCCAGCTACCGGGAACTTATCGCCGGGCTGGAGTGAGCAGGCAAGAGAGATACCGAGGGAACGAAAGATGACAGATGGCACGCCGGACTTAGCCACCTTAGAAGCGAAGGATGCTTTCGTTCATCGCCACATCGGCCCCAGCGAAGCAGATATCGCCGATATGTTGGATGGTCTTGGGCTCGATTCTCTAGATGCATTGACCGATCAAGCGGTGCCGCGGGCCATCCGCGGTGAATTTCCCAGCACCCTTGCTGGTTCCCGCACGGAGCAAGATGTGCTCGCGGAGCTCGCGGGCTTGGCGCGGCGCAATGTGGTCGCCAAATCGATGATCGGTATGGGGTATTACGATACCTTCACGCCGCCAGTTATCTTGCGCAATCTTCTGGAGAACCCCGGTTGGTACACCGCCTATACGCCGTATCAGCCGGAAATCAGCCAAGGCCGCCTCGAGGCGCTGTTGATTTTCCAGACCATGGTCATGGATTTGACGGGCATGGACTGCGCCAATGCGTCGCTGTTGGACGAAGCGACAGCCGCCGCCGAGGCCCTCCATATGAGCCGGGCGATCACGAAGGGAAGTGGCCAGGCGTATTTCGTTTCCGAAGATTGCCACCCTCAGACCATCGCTGTTTTACGGACGCGCGCCCGCTCAGCCGGCATTGAGATTATCGTCGGCGATCACCGAACGGCGTTTGAGCACGGCGCCTTTTTCGGCGCTCTCTTGCAATATCCTGCGAGCGGAGGGGCGATCAACGACTATAGGGCGTTCATCGAAACTGCGCATGAAAAGGGCATGCTGGTGACGGTCGCGGCCGATCTCCTCAGTCTCGTGTGTCTCACCCCGCCGAGTGAATTCGGCGCCGACATCGTCGTTGGCAGCGCTCAGCGGTTTGGCGTGCCGATGGGATTTGGCGGGCCGCACGCGGCATTTTTTGCCACCCATGAGAAATATCGCCGATCCTTGCCAGGCCGCATCGTCGGCCTATCCGTGGACAAGAGCGGTCGGCCGGCGCTGCGTCTTGCGCTGCAAACCCGCGAGCAACATATCCGCCGAGAGAAGGCCACCAGCAACATCTGCACGGCGCAGGTTTTGCTTGCCGTCATAGCGGCAATGTACGCGGTTTATCACGGTCCCAAAGGGCTTGGCATCATCGCAGCGCGGGTGCATCGCTTGACATCCATTTTAGCATCGGGCCTCAGCCGCCTTGGCATTTCCGTTGCCAACAAAAGCTGGTTCGACACGCTGACGCTGGATCTTCCGGGTCAGGCGGAGGCCGTGTTGGCGCGAGCCGCCGAAGCGGGCATCAATTTCCGTCGCATCGGTGGCGACAGGCTTGGAATTTCGCTCGACGAGACGACGCTTCCGGAGGACGTTAATGCGCTGTTTGAGATCTTTTCGCCGAATGGTGCGCCCGGGTTCGGCGTCGCGGATTTGGAGTCAACGAGTGGCGGCGGCGTGCCTGAGGAATTTCGCCGCCAATCCGAGATTCTCGCCCATCCCCAATTCAACACCCATCACTCCGAAACCGAGATGTTGCGTTATTTGCATCGTCTCGAAGGCAAAGACATCACACTCAATCATTCCATGATTCCGCTCGGTTCGTGCACCATGAAACTGAACGCGACGGCGGAGATGATTCCGGTTACCTGGCCGGGCTTTGGTCGAATTCATCCGTTCGCGCCGCTTGATCAGGTACCTGGCTACATCGAAATGATCGAGGGTCTGGAACGCATGTTATGTGAAGTGACCGGGTTTGCCGCCGTATCGCTTCAGCCCAACGCTGGCAGCCAGGGAGAATATGCCGGTCTTCTGGCAATTCGAGATTTCCACGCGGCCAACGGCGAGGGCGAACGGGATATTTGCCTCATTCCCAGTTCAGCGCATGGCACCAACCCAGCGAGTGCGGTCATGGCCGGCCTCAAAGTGGTGGTCGTCGCCTGCGATGAAAGCGGCAATGTCGATGTCGCCGACCTCAGCGCCAAGGCGGCGGAACATCGCGAGCGCTTGGCCGCCCTGATGGTGACATACCCTTCTACGCATGGCGTCTTCGAGGCGGCGATCGTGGATATTTGCGAGATAATTCACGCCGCAGGCGGGCAGGTTTATCTCGACGGTGCCAATTTGAATGCGCTTTTGGGCGTCAGTCTGCCGGGCGCTTTCGGCCCCGACGTCGCGCATATGAACTTGCACAAAACATTTTGCATTCCTCATGGCGGCGGTGGACCCGGCGTCGGGCCAATCGGAGTGCGCGCGCATTTGGCGCCACATCTGCCCAGCCATCCGCTGGCTGTCTCACCCGTTTCTGGTCCGGTATCCGCAGCGCCCTGGGGCTCGGCTGGTATCCTGCCGATCTCGTGGGCCTATATCGCCATGATGGGCGGTGCCGGCCTGAAGAAAGCAACCCAGACCGCCATCCTCAGCGCGAACTACATTGCGCGTAGGCTGAGCCCCCACTATCCCGTGTTGTACCGCGGAGAAAACGGTTGGGTCGCGCATGAATGCATCATCGACCTCCGGCCGCTCAAGGAAAGCACTGGCGTAAGCGTTGATGATGTTGCCAAACGCCTGATGGATTACGGCTTTCACGCACCCACCATGTCATTCCCGGTGGCCGGCACCCTGATGATCGAACCAACCGAAAGCGAGCCTCGCGCCGAGCTGGACCGTTTCGTGGAAGCCATGATTTCTATTCGCGGTGAGATCAAGCGGATCGAGAACGGGGAATGGACGTTGGCGGATAATCCGCTAAGTGGCGCGCCGCATACACTGGAAGAGGTTGTTGCCAACGATTGGCCGCATGCCTATAGCCGGGAGGAGGCAGCCTTTCCCGTCGATTCCTTGCGCGAGGGAAAATATTGGCCGCCGGTTGGGCGTATCGATCAGGTTCATGGCGACCGCAATCTAATTTGCGCCTGCCCACCGATTGAGACGTACCAAAACGCTGCGGAATGAATAATCCTGGCATTGGCCAGACCACCCTCGGATAGAGGGCAGTGAGCCGGGCCGCTTGAGGAGAACGGAACATGTCCGAAAGAGTGACTCTGGTCGCCCATTTGCAGGCCAAACCCGGCAAGGAGCAGGAGCTTGTGGACACGCTCTTGTCGTTGGTCGGGCCGACGCGCCAGGAGGCGGGCTGCATCAATTACCATCTTCACCGCAGCACTGAAGACCCTCGCCGCTTCATGTTTTACGAGAACTGGCATTCTAAAAAAGACTTGGACGCTCATCTTACCAAGCCCCATTTAGTCCCGCTGCTCAGTCGGACCGATGAGCTTCTCGATGGTGAGGTCGTGCTTGAATTTTTTACCATGCTGAGTGCCACGCCGGACTAACGCCGGCTGGTGATAGTTTTGTGTAAGTCAGCTGCAAGGATGAATTGGCGATGAAAATTCCATATGCCGAACCCACGGTTATTAAGGCCGAGGATATAGATCCCGGATTTAATTGGAACCGTGCGATTCCTGCACCTGGCCATAGCGCCGTTGATTTCGAAGAGCGGGTGAATTTCCGCCGTCTGCACAATTACCGCCTAGCCCGTTCCAAGCAGGCGCTCGCGGAATCGGATCTCGGCGCCATTCTTTGCCTCGACGCCAACAATATTCGCTATATCAGTGGCACGGTCATTGGCGAATGGTCGCGCGACAAGATGAGCCGCTATGCGTTGTTGACCGGCAATGGCGATCCACATATTTGGGATTTCGGCTCGGCTGCGACCCATCACCGGATACATATGCCGTGGCTTGATCCCGGCTGCTGCCACGCCGGGATGCTCGGGCTGAGAGGTGCGGTGCCGGTGGAAGCGGGCCTGATGCGCCGTGCTGCGGAGGAAATCAAAGCGATCATGATCGAACATGGCGTGGCGGATATGCCGCTTGGTGTCGACATCATCGAGCCACCGCTATTTTTTGAGTTGCAGGCGGTTGGCCTGGAAGTGCGCGACGCGCAGCAAACCATGTTGAATGCGCGTGAGATCAAGAACATCGACGAGATCGTGCTGTTGAACCAGGCAGCCGCCATGGTCGATGGCGTCTATCATCAGATCTTTGAAGAGTTGAAACCCGGAATACGTGAAGCAGATATCGTCGCCAGCGCGACGAAGCGGCTTTACGAGATGGGTTCTGATCACGTCGAGGCGATCAACGCGGTCTCGGGTGAGCGCTGCAATCCGCATCCGCACAATTTCACCGACCGCCTGTTCCGCCCGGGGGACCAAGCCTTCTTTGATGTCATTCAATCTTATATGGGCTACCGGACCTGCTACTACCGCACCATCAATGTTGGCCGCGCGAGCGATTCGCAGCGCGACGCTTACAAGCAAGCGCGGCAATGGCTCGATGCGTCCATCGCCTTGATCCGGCCCGGAGTGGGCACGGACCAGGTTGCGTCATGTTGGCCGACCGCTGAGACGCTTGGATTTGCCAATGAAATGGAATGTTTCGGCCTGCAATTCGGCCACGGCCTTGGCCTGTTCTTGCATGAACGGCCGATCATCAGCCGCCTGGTGTCGCTCGACAATCCAATGGAGATCAAGGAAGGCATGGTATTTGCGCTCGAAACCTATTGCCCGGCAAGTGACGGATTCTCGGGCGCACGCATCGAGGAAGAGGTCGTGGTGACCAATGACGGCTGCCGCGTCATCACGTTGTTTCCGTCTGAGGAGCTGCCGATCGCCAACGCCTATTGAGATAGGGCATAAAAAAGCCCCGCCGGATCGCTCAGACGGGGCTTTTTTATTTGTTATCCGTCTCTCGGATTAGTGCAGTTTTTCGCTCATTTCCACGATTGAGCGCTCGATCATGGCGTCGGCTCGGGCCTCGTCGAGGTTTTCGCGAATCAACTGCGCGGTGGCCGCGACGGCTAAGCTGGCGGCGGTTTCCCGCACCTCGCGGAGGGCGTCAGTTTCGGCCTGCTGGATGCGTTGCATCGCTGCTTCCTCACGCCGGCGCATGGTCTCCTCAAGCGCCTGCTTGGCGCTATTGGCATGACGCTCTGCCTCTACTTTGGCATGCTCGACCATTTGCTTGGCTTCGTCCTCGGCCTCGCGACGCTTGCGCTCATACTCCGCCAGCAAACTTTGCGCTTCTTCTCGCAGGCGTTGAGCCTCGTCCAATTCTGCTTGAATTTTGTCGCGCCGTCCGTCCAACGTTTTCTTGATTGCAGCCCATGCCTTGCGCCCGAATACGCCGGCGAATGTGGCAAAGGCGATTAAGATCCAGAAATTTGCGTCTTCGGTGATCGAGTAACCGGCGATCACGAAGGCAAAGACACCAACCAGCAGCCAATTCTCCGGCACCCGGGCCATGCGTTTGAGCTTGCCCATGGCTTCAGGCCTTTCCGTCGATCGCGGCGTCGGCGTCGGCCTGGCTCGGCTCCACGCCGATCAGGCGGTGCGTCGCCGCACGCGCTACTTCCGCCGCCACCTGGCGCACGCTCGAAAGTGCCTGCTGGCGAGCCTCTCGGATACGGCGCTCAGCCTCGGCCTGCTTAGTCGCCAATTCAGCATCTAAGCGGGCGCGCTGTGCGCTCGCCTGCTCGTCAAGCTGGGCTTGGGTTTCCGCCAGCAATTGATGCGATTTGGAGCGTGCCTCAGCAAGCGATGCCTCATAAGACTTGATCGCGTCTTCTGAGTCTCGCTTGAATTTCTCGGCCTGTTCCAAATCATCCGAGATATGCTTTTGGCGCTGTTCCAGGACACGGCCAATGCGCGGCAATGCCAGACTCCACATGAGAATGAGGAGAACAACGAAGGTTACGATCAGCCAAAAGATCTGCGGCGCATAATCAGGGATTTCAAGCTGTGGCATATTACCTCTCCGTATGAGTCACCGGTCCGGCGGAGCTTGCCCGCCGGCGCCGGGAATCAAGCGGCCTCAGCTGCCGAACAGGATAATGAAGGCCATCACGAGCGCGAACAGCGCGATGGCTTCTGTCAGCGCAAATCCGAGCAGCACGTTGCCGAACA
The sequence above is drawn from the Pseudomonadota bacterium genome and encodes:
- a CDS encoding YqgE/AlgH family protein, which produces MKVPSLFFEGQLLVAMPTMPDPRFERSVIYVCAHSEDGAMGIVVNKPLESLSFSELLEQLEIETSHVDERIRVHFGGPVEAARGFVLHSSDYFHDATMVVDDEFALTGTVDVLKALAEGNGPRDSLLALGYAGWAPGQLDEEIQNNGWLTVPADEEVVFHLQNDMKWQTAVARLGVDISNLSAEVGHA
- a CDS encoding peroxiredoxin; the protein is MTIKIGDKVPSVNFKKITADGLVDVPSDDYFKGRKVALFSVPGAFTPTCSAKHVPSYIGNADALKAKGVSAVACVSVNDAFVMKAWGEAQGVGDAVEMLADGNGEFARATGLTLDGSGFGLGERLTRFSMIVDDGKLSQLNVESNPSEMDVSSAEHMLGQL
- the rnhA gene encoding ribonuclease HI produces the protein MTVHGKSSGEGGTRVRIYTDGACSGNPGPGGWGAVLLYNGQRREICGGQADTTNNRMELEAAIHALEALKRRSTVDLFTDSRYVMDGITRWIIGWKAKGWRTASRKPVKNVDLWRLLDVQVGEHDMTWHWVKGHAGDPENERADELARRGIPGPAKI
- a CDS encoding homoserine kinase, producing the protein MAVYTVVSDQELALFLADYDIGRAVSFKGIAEGVENSNYFLLTDRGPYILTLYEKRVAPEDLPYFLGLMEHLARRGLACPTPIHGRDGAVLRELCGRPAAITSFLSGVWPLRPAPSHCGPLGEALAKMHVAGLDYPARRENALSVAGWRALFAHSKSRADEVAPGLSAELSEELEELAARWPRDLPEGVIHADLFPDNVFFDEDKLSGLIDFYFACNDFLAYDLAVCLNAWCFEPDASFNVTKARLMTNAYRKVRSCSAAELDALPLLARGAALRFLLTRLYDWLNQVDGAMVKPKDPMEYVKKLRFHRGLTGPGAYGIT
- a CDS encoding CDGSH iron-sulfur domain-containing protein, which produces MSEVNIAQKAPYEVELKAGKKYAWCRCGLSSRQPFCDGAHSTTDIEPLVFTAEEAGTHWLCGCKHTAGQPFCDGTHGKL
- the gcvT gene encoding glycine cleavage system aminomethyltransferase GcvT encodes the protein MSQTNGSQTEPAKTTALHDRHVALGAKMVPFTGYSMPLNYSTGILAEHLHTRDSASLFDVSHMGQISIWGEGAAHALEKLVPGDIIGLAPSALRYTQFTNDQGGIRDDLIVTNADGRLMLVVNAGCKDADLELLEAGFKGSVDVALHADKALIALQGPQAAAALARHAPMAANLGFMHAAAMEIAGADAVVTRSGYSGEDGFEISVYAEAAIDVWNILLAEPEVLPAGLGARDSLRLEAGLCLYGHDIDETTSPVEAGLLWSIGKRRREEGGFPGEQRILDEIANGPKRRRVGILPEGRAPARENTEILSAAGEPIGVVTSGGFGPSTGGPVAMGYVDAVHAKSGTALGLQVRGKTIPASVVKLPFAAHRYHKI
- the gcvH gene encoding glycine cleavage system protein GcvH produces the protein MSDLKFSKDHEWLRVEGDTATIGISDYAQEQLGDVVYVELPEIGQKFSAGAQAAVVESVKAASEIYAPVGGEIIEVNNALDDDPALVNSDATGQGWFFKLKLDDAAELEALMDEASYRELIAGLE
- the gcvP gene encoding aminomethyl-transferring glycine dehydrogenase: MTDGTPDLATLEAKDAFVHRHIGPSEADIADMLDGLGLDSLDALTDQAVPRAIRGEFPSTLAGSRTEQDVLAELAGLARRNVVAKSMIGMGYYDTFTPPVILRNLLENPGWYTAYTPYQPEISQGRLEALLIFQTMVMDLTGMDCANASLLDEATAAAEALHMSRAITKGSGQAYFVSEDCHPQTIAVLRTRARSAGIEIIVGDHRTAFEHGAFFGALLQYPASGGAINDYRAFIETAHEKGMLVTVAADLLSLVCLTPPSEFGADIVVGSAQRFGVPMGFGGPHAAFFATHEKYRRSLPGRIVGLSVDKSGRPALRLALQTREQHIRREKATSNICTAQVLLAVIAAMYAVYHGPKGLGIIAARVHRLTSILASGLSRLGISVANKSWFDTLTLDLPGQAEAVLARAAEAGINFRRIGGDRLGISLDETTLPEDVNALFEIFSPNGAPGFGVADLESTSGGGVPEEFRRQSEILAHPQFNTHHSETEMLRYLHRLEGKDITLNHSMIPLGSCTMKLNATAEMIPVTWPGFGRIHPFAPLDQVPGYIEMIEGLERMLCEVTGFAAVSLQPNAGSQGEYAGLLAIRDFHAANGEGERDICLIPSSAHGTNPASAVMAGLKVVVVACDESGNVDVADLSAKAAEHRERLAALMVTYPSTHGVFEAAIVDICEIIHAAGGQVYLDGANLNALLGVSLPGAFGPDVAHMNLHKTFCIPHGGGGPGVGPIGVRAHLAPHLPSHPLAVSPVSGPVSAAPWGSAGILPISWAYIAMMGGAGLKKATQTAILSANYIARRLSPHYPVLYRGENGWVAHECIIDLRPLKESTGVSVDDVAKRLMDYGFHAPTMSFPVAGTLMIEPTESEPRAELDRFVEAMISIRGEIKRIENGEWTLADNPLSGAPHTLEEVVANDWPHAYSREEAAFPVDSLREGKYWPPVGRIDQVHGDRNLICACPPIETYQNAAE
- a CDS encoding putative quinol monooxygenase codes for the protein MSERVTLVAHLQAKPGKEQELVDTLLSLVGPTRQEAGCINYHLHRSTEDPRRFMFYENWHSKKDLDAHLTKPHLVPLLSRTDELLDGEVVLEFFTMLSATPD
- a CDS encoding M24 family metallopeptidase, which encodes MKIPYAEPTVIKAEDIDPGFNWNRAIPAPGHSAVDFEERVNFRRLHNYRLARSKQALAESDLGAILCLDANNIRYISGTVIGEWSRDKMSRYALLTGNGDPHIWDFGSAATHHRIHMPWLDPGCCHAGMLGLRGAVPVEAGLMRRAAEEIKAIMIEHGVADMPLGVDIIEPPLFFELQAVGLEVRDAQQTMLNAREIKNIDEIVLLNQAAAMVDGVYHQIFEELKPGIREADIVASATKRLYEMGSDHVEAINAVSGERCNPHPHNFTDRLFRPGDQAFFDVIQSYMGYRTCYYRTINVGRASDSQRDAYKQARQWLDASIALIRPGVGTDQVASCWPTAETLGFANEMECFGLQFGHGLGLFLHERPIISRLVSLDNPMEIKEGMVFALETYCPASDGFSGARIEEEVVVTNDGCRVITLFPSEELPIANAY
- a CDS encoding F0F1 ATP synthase subunit B, giving the protein MGKLKRMARVPENWLLVGVFAFVIAGYSITEDANFWILIAFATFAGVFGRKAWAAIKKTLDGRRDKIQAELDEAQRLREEAQSLLAEYERKRREAEDEAKQMVEHAKVEAERHANSAKQALEETMRRREEAAMQRIQQAETDALREVRETAASLAVAATAQLIRENLDEARADAMIERSIVEMSEKLH
- a CDS encoding F0F1 ATP synthase subunit B' is translated as MPQLEIPDYAPQIFWLIVTFVVLLILMWSLALPRIGRVLEQRQKHISDDLEQAEKFKRDSEDAIKSYEASLAEARSKSHQLLAETQAQLDEQASAQRARLDAELATKQAEAERRIREARQQALSSVRQVAAEVARAATHRLIGVEPSQADADAAIDGKA